In Meriones unguiculatus strain TT.TT164.6M chromosome 17, Bangor_MerUng_6.1, whole genome shotgun sequence, a single window of DNA contains:
- the Bdh1 gene encoding D-beta-hydroxybutyrate dehydrogenase, mitochondrial, producing MLAARLSRPLARLPGKTLSVCDRENGSRHMLLFYPASFTPVTRRTYASQADAASGKAVLVTGCDSGFGFSLAKHLHSKGFLVFAGCLLKDKGDAGVKELDSLKSDRLRTIQLNVCNSEEIEKAVETVRSGLKDPEKGMWGLVNNAGISTFGEVEFTSMETYKEVAEVNLWGTVRTTKSFLPLLRRAKGRVVNISSMLGRMANPARSPYCITKFGVEAFSDCLRYEMHPLGVKVSVVEPGNFIAATSLYSPERIQAIAKKMWDELPEIVRKDYGKKYFDEKIAKMETYCNSGSTDTSSVIDAVTHALTAATPYTRYHPMDYYWWLRMQIMTHFPGAISDKIYIH from the exons ATGCTGGCTGCCCGTCTCTCCAGACCGCTGGCACGGCTCCCAGGAAAAACCCTAAGTGTCTGTGACAGAGAAAATGGGTCAAG ACACATGCTGTTGTTTTACCCGGCCTCCTTCACCCCTGTCACCCGCCGGACTTATGCCAGTCAGGCAGATGCG GCTAGCGGCAAAGCTGTCCTGGTTACAGGCTGTGACTCCGGATTTGGGTTCTCTTTGGCCAAACATCTGCACTCAAAAGGTTTCCTTGTATTTGCTGGCTGCTTGCTGAAG GACAAAGGGGATGCTGGGGTCAAGGAGCTGGACAGCTTGAAGAGTGACCGACTGAGAACCATCCAGCTCAATGTCTGCAACAGCGAAGAGATAGAGAAAGCCGTGGAGACCGTCCGCTCCGGCCTGAAGGACCCTGAGAAGG GCATGTGGGGCCTGGTGAACAACGCAGGCATCTCAACCTTCGGGGAAGTGGAGTTCACCAGCATGGAGACGTATAAGGAGGTGGCCGAGGTGAATCTCTGGGGAACGGTACGCACAACAAAGTCCTTCCTCCCGCTTCTCCGAAGAGCCAAAG GCCGAGTCGTTAACATCAGCAGCATGCTAGGCCGCATGGCCAACCCCGCCCGCTCACCGTACTGCATCACCAAGTTTGGGGTGGAGGCTTTCTCCGACTGCCTCCGCTATGAGATGCACCCTCTGGGGGTCAAGGTCAGCGTGGTGGAGCCCGGCAACTTCATCGCTGCCACCAGTCTCTACAGCCCCGAGCGTATCCAGGCCATTGCCAAGAAGATGTGGGACGAGCTGCCGGAGATCGTTCGCAAAGACTACGGCAAGAAGTACTTCGATGAGAAGATCGCCAAGATGGAGACCTACTGCAACAGCGGATCCACAGATACGTCCTCCGTCATCGACGCCGTCACGCACGCCCTGACTGCCGCCACGCCGTACACCCGCTATCACCCCATGGACTACTACTGGTGGCTGCGGATGCAGATCATGACCCACTTTCCAGGCGCCATCTCTGACAAGATCTATATCCACTGA